A single Plasmodium knowlesi strain H genome assembly, chromosome: 13 DNA region contains:
- a CDS encoding calcium-dependent protein kinase, putative produces the protein MGNAINKLIGHYSNVEKKKKSEYKFGKVLGCGSFGVVRECINRQTKEVYAVKIIKKKRKHTKNLNFEKMVKNEIKYLSVMSHENIIKFKDFFEDKHKFYIILEKCEGGELFYTVIKNKCLLESESIQIVRQICCALEYLHSRNIIHRDIKAENFLFKNKNTKSIKLIDFGMAKKVNCEYLTELCGSPHYISPELIRKKYTMSSDIWALGVMVFFMLTGKYPFEGKNTPKVVDEILNKNINWKSKEFSSLSVEAVDFLKKLLERNEKKRLTAFQALNHPWIKPQVE, from the exons atgggGAATGCAATAAATAAACTAATTGGGCATTACAGTAatgtagaaaagaagaagaagagcgAGTACAAATTTGGGAAGGTGTTGGGCTGCGGATCCTTCGG AGTCGTGCGAGAATGCATCAACAGACAGACGAAGGAAGTGTATGCCGTGAAgattatcaaaaaaaaaagaaaacacacaaaaaatttaaattttgaaaaaatggtaaaaaatgaaataaaatatctcTCCGTAATGAGCCACGAAAACATTATCAAGTTCAAGGATTTCTTTGAGGACAAGCACAAGTTCTACATTATTTTGGAGAAGTGTGAGGGCGGCGAGTTGTTTTATACAGTGATTAAAAATAAGTGTCTACTGGAGAGTGAGTCCATCCAGATTGTACGTCAG ATTTGTTGTGCACTGGAGTATTTGCATTCCAGGAATATTATTCACCGGGACATTAAG GCAGAGAATTTcctctttaaaaataaaaacacgAAAAGCATCAAGTTAATAGACTTCGGAATGGCCAAGAAG GTGAACTGCGAATACCTGACCGAACTGTGCGGCTCCCCCCACTACATTTCGCCTGAACTGATCAG AAAGAAGTACACGATGTCGTCGGACATTTGGGCCCTGGGAGTTATGGTGTTCTTCATGCTGACTGGAAAATACCCATTTGAGGGGAAGAACACTCCCAAAGTTGTG GACGAAATActcaacaaaaatataaactgGAAGAGCAAAgaattttcctccctttccgTTGAG GCTgtggattttttaaaaaagctgttggagagaaatgaaaagaaaagactcACGGCATTTCAAG CGCTCAATCACCCGTGGATCAAGCCCCAAGTGGAGTAG